In Takifugu rubripes chromosome 18, fTakRub1.2, whole genome shotgun sequence, the DNA window GGCCACGCCCACCTCGATGCGCGCTAAGTACTGCTCGAGCTTGGCCTCACAGTCGCGCACGCAGCCCTGCAGCTCGGCCAGTTTTACCCGgagctgctgctcgctctcctgctCGATCAGCAGCTCGTTGTGCCagaactcctcttcctccatctccttgTCATTCCTCCTCACCAGCTGCTCCAAAAGCAGCACCTCGTCCTCCAGGTTTCCTCCCTGATGGATGATAAACGGCGCGACTGaaactttaagaaaaaaaataccccCTCCTCATGAAAACTTGGAAGCGGAGTTGGCCGCCAGTCGGCTTCACTCACTTGGTCGACCTTCCCGGTAGAGTCGTCCCAGTCTTGCATCTCTGCTTCACAGCCCAGCAGACGGCTCTCCAGGGCCTGGAGCTTGTCTCGCTGCAGTTGCACCAGCCGACTCAGCTCCCTGGCTGGACTCCCAGGCACAGATGCTCCTCCAACACCTCCAACCCTGCACAGGTTTAAGCTCACGCTGCGCTGCTGGGGCTGTTTGGCTGTGATGAAAGGGGCGGAGATTGGACCAAACTTCCAGGTACATCACAGCAGCAAGCTTCAAGCCCCAAACACACTTTCATACCTTCGCCATCTCTGCTTTTCCCGAATATGTCCCGCAGTCCTCTGGCGCCTCCGGTGAAGGTGAGAGATTTGCGTTTCGGCTCCCTCCTTTTGAGCGAGCGGTCCGTCCCTGAAGGTCGGAGCTTGGCCAGAGGCGGCAGGCTCTGTCTGTAGAGGCCGCGCTCTGGGACGCGAGCCCGACCGTCCGAGGTCGGTCGCTCGCTAGCAGACGGCCCGGTTCGCTGGAGGATGAGCTGGACATCGCTGGCGTACTGACCCCACTTGTTGAGCGATAACACGGGGTTCTCATGGGGAGCCAGGTGGCGTTCTGTCTCACGCCATTTCTCGATTAATGTGTACCTGCCAGTGCGCCCTGGgccaagattttatttttaggttttccCACAACAGCAGTCAAACGTTGTATCTGATCAAGAACAAACGCATCCACTTTGATCATACATCTGCATAATGTCTCTACAGAATATGTTTTTGAGCAATTTTTGATGGTTTATGTTCAGACACGATCCTTCTCAAAGATAAAGTTGAGGTGGGACTTATTACATTACACCAACCCGCCACTAGGGGGGGAACGAGCGGCAGGCTTTGGCCTCATCAGAGCATTGgattcattattattgttgttgccaTTGTTTCAACATCCTCAAGGGGGTTCGATTGATCTGTGGCACTTCGCGAGGCTCTATAATTGGCCCCTTGGCCACATCCACACAGGATCCCGATTCCTGGCGTATAAAGCGTGCCGCCTCATTAACGCTGTCACGTGTTGTCATCAAGTTGTTACACAGGTCTCCCACGCTTGTGCTGTTTCAACATGTTTAAAGAGAGAACTTTACGGTGGGAAAACTAAGCTCAACTCCGGGGCCGCGGTTCATGAGTGTGTGTAGATAAAGAGGCTCCCGCCCTTCTCTCACCCACGACTTTTACACATTCGTCAGCCATTCACATCAAAGCCCGGACACAAAGGACAATGGAGGCCGTAACTCCTGCCAACACCTTTCACCGCAACAAATGTTATATGTGGATATTTAAATTGTCTTTGATTGGCAGAGATGTGTGTGCAGTTCCATACAATGCCTGAGCGTCGGTGATGGAGCGCGTTAAATTAAAACTGCGGCAATTTTTACGTAAATCAATCTGTGCCCTGGAGTCGCTTTTCATTTCACTGCGATTTATCTCCTCCTGCCGAAGAGAACCCCCCCCTTTACGCCACTTTAGTTGAAGCTTTAACTCAAAGACACAGATTTTCAGAGCTCTTCCTGGTTTTGGACTTTTTAGTTTGAGTTTGCTTCATCAAAACaagataaataaagtaaaagaCAACATTTGCTGTCGCTATCTTACCGATAGCCTGTGCCAAGGCGATGACCACTTCCTGGCACGTGGTGAACTCCGTGACCCCGCACACGATGCGCTGCACTCCGTCCACCCAAACTTTGAGCTCCATGGCCTTCATGGAGAGGACCTCATTCTTCCGCGCCACAAGGGGGAGCTAGCAAGTTCCGTCCATCCTTGAGGGAAACAGGGAGGCTGTTTGCAGTTCAGAAAAAACACAGTTTCACAGCCGTAAAACAAACAGTTAAACAGTCAGCGCTAACGAGGCGACATTAGCAACGACCTTCGGGGAAGAATCCCACACAGATTTGGTTCACCTTCACCGCtctcatcagcaacagcagGCGACTGTTATAAGTTTAATAAACTTGAAATATATACATATCcctccaggcagtgcacagcaGGCACGAAATTGCACATTTAGCAGCTTCAAAACAGATTTTGACCTTGACATTACAGCGATCTTCTCCTCCTAGGTTGCCCAAACACCATCTCAACGTCTTCTGGGTGTATGAAGACGCAACTCTGCCCGGAAACTTATCAAAAAACCTCTAGGTTGCGCTCTTTGACAGGTTTTTCAGCATGTtgcactgccccctgctggactggaGGTCACGGCAAAAGTGGTTAAAAGTGCAGTTGCAATGAACTGTCACATGTGGTTGCCACCTTGAGGCCGCGTTCAATACATTTAATCGTGTCAGCGCAGTAAAGCTTACAGCCTGCCCGTAAGAGCCATTTCTGCTGACACcggcagaggcagagggagccATTATGAACCTGGCAAAGCCACCACAGCAGGCGGgtgcagcggagcagcagaagagcagccCCGCTGGGCGGCAGCCATCTTTGCTCCTCTTTAGGCCATCAGTTATGCTCTGATCCTTGACTCCCATATTACTTGGCAATATAGATGCCTTCCatcttcctcacagctggaacgGTGCTCCCAATCTTCCCCAGCAATTCCACCCCCGTCCCCGCCCCCAAGGAGGCTTATGTCCCAGCGAGGCCGCATTAGAGCGACCGCTGGAGGCGGGGCCCTGCCTTTGGTGCTGGATGATTTGCAACCATAGACAGATACGGCCAGACGCCTGTTACAGGCCTGTATTACCAGAGCACGCCCATAAATACAGCTCGCTGAAACGCGGGAATAAAAGGGTAGATAGATAAACCAGCCGcaacagagaagaaaagaagctcCGATTAGTTTCTGAAAGTTGTTGGGGGGGTAAGAATTTCCTGGTGGCACCTTGTGAAATGTTGTAGCAGAGTGTTTATTGGGCGCCGAGCGCTGTTGAACTCACGCCGGGCCGATGTTTCCCTCCGTGGCTTTGCGTCTCTTCCCCCCATCTTGCCAACATCTCCGCCGTACTGTTGCTGTGATTGCTGGGAATTTTCATCATTCCGCTTCCTTTCATGTCTTTGATCTAAATTACAGCTCCTTTTTAAAAACCCCGGAGTGTGAATTAATTAATAATTCCAGCGGCGAAGCGAGCAAACAGATTATTATGCTGTGTTTCTATTTTGGATCCTGGACATAAATATACATTTAGACTGAGCAGCGCAGACATTGGGAATCCAGGACAGCGAGCAGAGACATGGCCGCAAGAAGGAAATCTACTCAGGCGCTGCATTGAATTCGCTTTCTCATGCACATGCTTTGATTGTTTTGACCTTCGGTACCTTTAACATCAACTTGTACACATGTCAGACCAGGGATGCAGAAATCTAGTCCTCCAGGGGCCAAAGAcgagccaggttttctgtcttaCCAGGCAGAAACCACTTCCAGGGacgtctacctggtaggacagaaaacccggctggtcTGTGGCCTTCGGTGACTGGATCGGGCACTCTTCTTTTAGACAGCTTGCATGTCCACGTTGACATGTGAAGGATTTAGCAACATCTAGTGGCACCGGTCCTCAGCCCTCCCAACTAGAGGCATGAAGACCGAGTCCTCGAGGGCCtcaatccagccaggttttctttCCTACCAGGCATAAAACATCCTTCACCACAAAAGTGGGATCTTGGTGAAAGCattgtctacctggtaggacagaaatcctggTTGAATTGAGGCCTCATCGAGGACAGGAATCTAGATCCATGAAAGATTCTAATCTTTTTCAGTTTTCCAGATGGGCCATTGGTTTATTTATCTCTTCATTTGTTTACTTATTTTATTTCAGGTTGCTGTAAACATGTTCGGGACGCCGCCGTTAGCATGATGAAGCACCGCTCTGGAATGTTGCTGCGGCTATTCAGTTTCGGATGTGAGGAATCGCCCGGTGAGGGCCGTGAACCACAGCGCTAAACTTAGTGGTGACatcagtctctctctccttaAGTGTCATTCTCAGGATGCCACAAGAAGGCCAAGATGGGGAGGTGTCACACTGGGGCAACTGCTTGTTTCTCACTGGCATTTCCTAAAATATCAGTTCTAGTCTTAAAGATCGCGTCTTCAATGCTCCGGAGATTTGACGGCCATGCTATTAAAATAATGCACACGTTTGAATAGATGTGAGGGTGTAAAACAGGCGGCAACAGAGCGTTTCAGCCGGGGGCGATGACGCAACCAGGGGCCGGTTTTACAGCGACGGGGGGGTGTGGGGCGACGGGAGGGGGTCCGCCGAAACAAGTGGTACACAAACAAAAGAGCCCGCTGCAGTGAGTGTGTGCCCACATGGCTATACAGCATGACTGGATGCAAACAATCCCTCGCCATGGCAACGCAGCTCCGGCTTTGTCCGAGCCTCGCATAGATGACTGGACTGATTGGAGGCCACGGTCTGGGAAAGTAAACCAAACAATCACTGACAATTAAGGAGGCAGCCCGTACTTTCCTgtcacttcctctttgtttccaCTCAATGTGGTTTGCCAGAAAACATGGAGGCGCTCGCAGCGGCAGGTTCCCGCAACACTCTCCTACTGGCAGAGAGTCGGCATTGTACATAAGGAAATATCTGGGGTTTGAGTGTTGCCTTCTCAAACTGTTAACATTATTTACGGCCCCAGCTTGAAAACAGCAGCCAGAAAAGTGAGTAGGCAACATTATCGGTATTGGCAGCTAGCCTAGCCAACA includes these proteins:
- the rassf8b gene encoding ras association domain-containing protein 8b isoform X1, giving the protein MKAMELKVWVDGVQRIVCGVTEFTTCQEVVIALAQAIGRTGRYTLIEKWRETERHLAPHENPVLSLNKWGQYASDVQLILQRTGPSASERPTSDGRARVPERGLYRQSLPPLAKLRPSGTDRSLKRREPKRKSLTFTGGARGLRDIFGKSRDGEAKQPQQRSVSLNLCRVGGVGGASVPGSPARELSRLVQLQRDKLQALESRLLGCEAEMQDWDDSTGKVDQGGNLEDEVLLLEQLVRRNDKEMEEEEFWHNELLIEQESEQQLRVKLAELQGCVRDCEAKLEQYLARIERMEAGVEQEQLQQEAELNQEVNEEEVESQMEKVKAELEVQSQHTARLESSCRALERSLGQSGKRLQEKEQELEQLTKELRQVNLQQFIQQTGTKVTVLPAQPATEIYADTESLKRLGSSRLLPSNPRSLQGSLNPEGIYV
- the rassf8b gene encoding ras association domain-containing protein 8b isoform X2 → MKAMELKVWVDGVQRIVCGVTEFTTCQEVVIALAQAIGRTGRYTLIEKWRETERHLAPHENPVLSLNKWGQYASDVQLILQRTGPSASERPTSDGRARVPERGLYRQSLPPLAKLRPSGTDRSLKRREPKRKSLTFTGGARGLRDIFGKSRDGEAKQPQQRSVSLNLCRVGGVGGASVPGSPARELSRLVQLQRDKLQALESRLLGCEAEMQDWDDSTGKVDQGGNLEDEVLLLEQLVRRNDKEMEEEEFWHNELLIEQESEQQLRVKLAELQGCVRDCEAKLEQYLARIERMEAGVEQEQLQQEAELNQEVNEEEVESQMEKVKAELEVQSQHTARLESSCRALERSLGQSGKRLQEKEQELEQLTKELRQVNLQQFIQQTGTKVTVLPAQPATEIYDTESLKRLGSSRLLPSNPRSLQGSLNPEGIYV